In Ischnura elegans chromosome 6, ioIscEleg1.1, whole genome shotgun sequence, one genomic interval encodes:
- the LOC124161135 gene encoding biogenesis of lysosome-related organelles complex 1 subunit 2, translated as MMAEDSDQGVTDSPKKGPTLSTSTSSFEALDPHDPNLSRLATLMFQKTGDYLWGELTTTQEDYRLLEAMNRVTITKYSDMKQISSNVGKTLLELNEKYASLQPYLDQIDQIEESVMKLEQAAYKLDAYSKRLEAKFKHLEKR; from the exons ATGATGGCTGAAGATAGTGATCAAGGAGTCACAGATTCTCCGAAGAAAG GTCCAACATTATCTACTAGCACGAGCAGTTTTGAAGCCCTCGATCCCCATGATCCAAATCTTAGTCGTCTAGCTACATTGATGTTTCAGAAAACTGGTGACTACTTATGGGGAGAATTAACCACTACTCAA GAAGACTACCGCCTTCTTGAGGCTATGAACAGAGTGACTATCACCAAATATTCCGATATGAAACAAATTTCGAGTAATGTTGGTAAAACACTTTTGGAGCTGAATGAGAAAT ACGCCAGTTTACAACCATATTTGGACCAAATTGATCAGATAGAGGAAAGTGTCATGAAGCTAGAACAAGCTGCATATAAGCTGGATGCATATTCAAAGCGGTTGGAGGCAAAATTTAAGCATTTAgagaaaagataa